From a single Glycine soja cultivar W05 chromosome 19, ASM419377v2, whole genome shotgun sequence genomic region:
- the LOC114399631 gene encoding uncharacterized protein LOC114399631 → MGADWGPVIVAVALFILLSPGLLFQFPSKYRVVEFGNMSTSGIAILVHAIIFFCILTILVVAIGIHIHIN, encoded by the coding sequence ATGGGTGCTGATTGGGGACCAGTTATTGTTGCTGTGGCCTTATTCATCCTCTTATCTCCGGGTTTGTTGTTCCAATTTCCCTCAAAGTATAGGGTGGTTGAGTTTGGAAACATGAGCACTAGTGGGATTGCAATTTTGGTtcatgccatcattttcttctgcaTACTTACCATCTTGGTTGTAGCAATAGGCATTCACATACACATCAATTGA